A region from the Lolium perenne isolate Kyuss_39 chromosome 4, Kyuss_2.0, whole genome shotgun sequence genome encodes:
- the LOC127346557 gene encoding uncharacterized protein: MSPPSPDLPSELLEEIFLRFPPDEPAWLVRASLANKFWLGLLSGHGFRGRYHEFHGDPPMIGFVYFPSSDPVPPLVSTTNFSARYPEDWGSHKYSVWDCRHGRVLLQDEDMPPDRFFVWDPMTGRRKDLYALAECFSLGAAVLCAVNGCDHRACHEGPFQVVFIGVNQSSGGCFVDVFFPETVEWSKSPSHLQVWSEPCSSLHLVSHDAFIEVVPPVLIQDTLYFMLAYDHDEHAEILKYDMISNSLSLHDAPPALARDSIHMTMKDGGLGFAHIVDLNLYLWSRQVGSNGDASWTQYRVIDLKKLVPIQNTDIRLQLVGSVEGRNTIFVTIDLGIYEISLKSQQWKKIWKRDKFSILFPYMSFYNPPGISICHVFYD; the protein is encoded by the coding sequence ATGTCGCCGCCGTCACCGGATCTGCCGAGCGAACTTCTGGAGGAGATCTTCCTTCGCTTCCCACCAGACGAACCCGCGTGGCTTGTGCGTGCTTCCCTCGCCAACAAGTTCTGGCTAGGCCTCCTCTCCGGCCATGGATTTCGTGGTCGGTACCATGAGTTCCATGGAGATCCCCCCATGATCGGCTTCGTTTATTTCCCATCCTCGGACCCCGTCCCCCCCTTGGTAAGCACCACGAATTTCAGCGCGCGCTATCCCGAGGACTGGGGGAGCCACAAGTACTCTGTGTGGGATTGTCGCCATGGtcgtgttcttcttcaagatgagGATATGCCACCCGATAGATTCTTTGTTTGGGACCCCATGACAGGTCGTCGAAAGGATTTATATGCTCTAGCGGAGTGCTTCAGCCTTGGGGCCGCGGTGCTCTGTGCAGTGAATGGATGCGATCACCGAGCATGTCATGAGGGCCCCTTCCAGGTGGTATTCATCGGTGTGAATCAGAGTTCTGGTGGGTGTTTTGTAGACGTTTTCTTTCCTGAGACAGTTGAGTGGAGCAAGTCTCCCTCTCATCTTCAAGTGTGGAGTGAGCCGTGTTCTAGTCTACATCTTGTGTCTCATGATGCATTCATCGAGGTGGTGCCCCCTGTCCTTATCCAAGACACACTATACTTCATGCTTGCGTATGACCATGATGAACATGCAGAAATTCTCAAGTACGACATGATTTCAAACTCTTTATCCTTACATGATGCACCACCGGCTCTTGCTAGAGATTCTATCCACATGACGATGAAGGATGGTGGTTTAGGATTTGCACATATAGTCGATTTGAACCTTTACTTGTGGTCAAGACAAGTGGGTTCCAATGGAGATGCATCGTGGACTCAATACAGAGTGATTGATCTCAAGAAACTTGTTCCTATTCAAAATACCGATATAAGACTTCAGCTGGTTGGATCTGTGGAGGGTAGAAATACTATATTTGTGACCATAGACCTTGGAATCTATGAGATTAGTCTCAAGTCACAACAATGGAAGAAGATATGGAAAAGAGATAAATTCTCTATTTTGTTTCCTTACATGAGTTTCTACAATCCACCAGGTATATCAATATGTCATGTATTCTATGATTAG